The Zingiber officinale cultivar Zhangliang chromosome 9A, Zo_v1.1, whole genome shotgun sequence genome window below encodes:
- the LOC122020981 gene encoding probable purple acid phosphatase 20 — translation MDCCQLSLFLLLFFSASTALAYERPPAREVLSVPLAADADGLTPQQVHISLVGSDRMRVTWITDDDGPSVVDYGTSSGQYSHSAAGSASSYSYLLYRSGQIHDVVIGPLSPSTVYYYRCGSNPAREFSFKTPPSSFPLKFVVVGDLGQTSWTNSTLQHVAAAAYDVLLLPGDLSYADFAQRLWDSFGRLVEPLASARPWMVTEGNHEIESIPVVHSASFVAYNARWRMPYDADPSSASGSNLFYSFDVAGGAVRVLMLGSYTDFGTGSDQYRWLAADLARIDRARTPWVFAVIHAPWYNSNAAHRREGEAMRVAVEALLYGYRVDAVFAGHVHAYERFTRVNNNIADGCGPVHITIGDGGNREGLASKFLNPQPSISVFREASFGHGRLAVVNATHARWSWHRNDDDKAVAADEVWFTSLAANLAC, via the exons atggATTGCTGTCAACTTTCCCTCTTTCTCCTGCTCTTCTTCTCCGCCTCGACCGCTCTGGCCTACGAGCGGCCGCCTGCCAGGGAGGTTCTCTCTGTCCCTCTCGCCGCCGATGCCGACGGCCTCACCCCGCAACAGGTGCATATATCGCTGGTAGGCTCTGACAGAATGAGAGTGACGTGGATAACAGACGACGACGGGCCGTCGGTCGTCGATTATGGCACGTCCTCTGGCCAGTACTCCCATTCCGCAGCCGGTTCCGCTTCCTCCTACTCCTACCTCCTCTACCGCTCCGGCCAAATACACGACGTCGTCATCGGCCCTTTGAGTCCCAGCACCGTCTACTACTACCGCTGCGGTTCCAACCCCGCCCGGGAGTTCTCCTTCAAGACTCCGCCGTCGTCTTTTCCCCTGAAATTCGTCGTCGTCG GAGATTTGGGACAGACCTCGTGGACCAACTCGACGCTTCAGCACGTGGCGGCGGCGGCGTACGACGTGCTCCTCCTCCCCGGCGATCTCTCCTACGCCGACTTCGCGCAGCGGCTCTGGGACTCCTTCGGCCGGCTGGTGGAGCCGCTGGCGAGCGCTCGGCCGTGGATGGTCACCGAGGGGAATCATGAGATCGAGAGCATCCCCGTGGTCCACTCCGCCTCCTTCGTCGCCTACAACGCTCGGTGGCGCATGCCGTACGACGCAGACCCTTCCTCTGCCTCCGGGTCGAACCTCTTCTACTCCTTCGACGTCGCCGGCGGCGCCGTCCGCGTGCTCATGCTTGGGTCGTACACCGACTTCGGCACCGGCTCCGACCAGTACCGGTGGCTAGCCGCCGACCTGGCGCGGATCGACCGCGCGCGGACGCCGTGGGTGTTCGCCGTGATCCACGCGCCGTGGTACAACTCCAACGCGGCGCACCGGAGGGAAGGGGAGGCGATGCGTGTGGCGGTGGAGGCGCTTCTGTATGGGTACCGCGTCGACGCCGTGTTCGCTGGACATGTGCACGCGTACGAGCGGTTCACGCGGGTGAACAACAACATCGCCGACGGTTGCGGGCCGGTGCACATCACGATTGGGGACGGCGGGAACAGGGAGGGGCTGGCGTCCAAGTTCTTGAATCCACAGCCGTCGATCTCGGTGTTCAGGGAGGCGAGCTTCGGCCACGGGCGGCTGGCGGTGGTGAATGCGACGCACGCGCGGTGGAGTTGGCATCGGAACGACGACGACAAGGCGGTGGCGGCGGATGAGGTTTGGTTTACTAGTCTGGCCGCCAACCTCGCTTGTTGA